From one Amycolatopsis sp. FDAARGOS 1241 genomic stretch:
- a CDS encoding FCD domain-containing protein — protein sequence MVGVSADHAVALEVAAPQPGRDVPAEHRGLLDAVLARDGALAADRLAAHLEATHQVLVRVL from the coding sequence GTGGTCGGCGTATCGGCCGATCACGCCGTCGCGCTCGAGGTCGCGGCGCCACAGCCCGGGCGCGACGTGCCGGCCGAGCACCGCGGGTTGCTCGACGCCGTGCTCGCCCGCGACGGCGCCCTCGCGGCCGACCGGCTCGCCGCGCACCTCGAGGCCACCCACCAGGTGCTCGTGCGGGTTCTCTGA
- a CDS encoding TetR/AcrR family transcriptional regulator, with product MTVTGFEANRARVIGIAADLFARNGYHGTGIAELGTAAGLGRGALYHYIGSKEAVLYAISKEQVDSMNAYAEALLDQDLEAEELLRQMARGLLRNIAEHRSEWAVFFREYTALTGEWRDRVITARERYEGYWRQALDNGVRTKVLRQTPRLLVKGILGMLNYTYLWYEPGGELTPDEVADMFLDALIDGIRA from the coding sequence ATGACGGTAACGGGATTCGAGGCGAACCGGGCGCGCGTGATCGGCATCGCCGCCGACCTGTTCGCCCGGAACGGCTACCACGGCACCGGGATCGCCGAGCTCGGCACCGCCGCCGGCCTGGGTCGCGGTGCGCTCTACCACTACATCGGCAGCAAGGAGGCCGTGCTCTACGCGATCAGCAAGGAGCAGGTCGACTCGATGAACGCCTACGCCGAAGCGCTCCTCGACCAGGACCTCGAGGCCGAGGAACTGCTGCGGCAGATGGCGCGCGGGCTGCTGCGCAACATCGCCGAGCACCGTTCCGAGTGGGCCGTGTTCTTCCGCGAGTACACCGCCTTGACGGGCGAGTGGCGCGACCGCGTCATCACCGCCCGCGAACGTTACGAGGGCTACTGGCGCCAGGCGCTGGACAACGGCGTGCGCACCAAGGTGCTGCGCCAGACGCCGCGGCTGCTCGTGAAGGGCATCCTCGGCATGCTGAACTACACCTACCTCTGGTACGAGCCCGGCGGCGAGCTGACGCCCGACGAAGTGGCGGACATGTTCCTGGACGCGCTGATCGACGGCATCCGCGCCTGA
- a CDS encoding oxaloacetate decarboxylase, with protein sequence MPNTPNSRRKAFEALLAQPGPLVLPGAYDALSARLVEKAGYRATYLGSFAAAASAFGLPDVGLLTLNEIAEEARRVVDAVDVPVLADAENGFYDVANIWRAVKVFEDAGVAGVHIEDNLGGKHTSAPLGLLPAGKMAQKVRAAVDARTDPDFLVIARSDAAWVEHDLEGCVRRLEAYAAAGADLVFAPAIPAAELKRVRDRIPVPVMVAGDLLDVPGSDEPSSTIAEYGDAGADIVLLWYTVIGAASKNVTAVLDALRGGEDVAGVKHFVTEQHAFEATMGYAEYEQRSARYAVPSGQEAGA encoded by the coding sequence ATGCCGAACACACCGAACTCGCGCAGGAAGGCGTTCGAGGCCCTCCTCGCCCAGCCCGGGCCGCTCGTGCTGCCCGGCGCCTACGACGCCCTCAGTGCCCGGCTCGTCGAAAAGGCCGGTTACCGCGCCACTTACCTCGGCAGCTTCGCGGCCGCCGCGTCGGCGTTCGGGCTGCCCGACGTCGGGCTGCTCACCCTCAACGAGATCGCCGAAGAGGCGCGCCGCGTCGTCGACGCGGTCGACGTGCCGGTGCTCGCCGACGCCGAGAACGGTTTCTACGACGTCGCGAACATCTGGCGTGCCGTGAAGGTCTTCGAGGACGCCGGCGTCGCCGGCGTGCACATCGAGGACAACCTCGGCGGCAAGCACACCTCGGCCCCGCTCGGGCTGCTGCCGGCCGGGAAGATGGCGCAGAAGGTCCGCGCGGCGGTCGACGCCCGCACCGACCCCGATTTCCTCGTGATCGCCCGCTCCGACGCGGCGTGGGTCGAGCACGACCTCGAGGGCTGCGTCCGCCGCCTGGAAGCCTACGCCGCGGCCGGTGCGGACCTGGTGTTCGCGCCCGCGATCCCGGCGGCCGAGCTCAAGCGTGTGCGCGACCGGATCCCGGTGCCCGTCATGGTGGCCGGCGACCTGCTCGACGTGCCCGGATCCGACGAGCCGTCCAGCACGATCGCGGAATACGGCGACGCCGGCGCGGACATCGTTCTGCTCTGGTACACGGTGATCGGCGCGGCGTCGAAGAACGTGACGGCGGTGCTCGACGCGTTGCGCGGGGGAGAGGACGTCGCCGGCGTGAAGCACTTCGTCACCGAGCAGCACGCGTTCGAAGCGACCATGGGCTACGCCGAATACGAACAGCGCAGCGCACGCTACGCCGTCCCGAGCGGGCAGGAAGCCGGCGCGTGA
- a CDS encoding VOC family protein translates to MSAIKTVLHPVSDLAKAKEVYTALLGLAPQADSEYYVGFDTAGQHIGLVPNGGPQGMTSPVAYWHVDDIEAKLAEVTAAGAVVKDAPKDVGGGRLVATVTDPDGNVLGLLQDR, encoded by the coding sequence ATGTCCGCCATCAAGACCGTGTTGCACCCCGTTTCCGACCTGGCCAAGGCCAAAGAGGTCTACACCGCGCTGCTCGGCCTCGCGCCGCAGGCCGACAGCGAGTACTACGTCGGTTTCGACACCGCCGGCCAGCACATCGGGCTCGTGCCCAACGGCGGCCCGCAGGGGATGACCTCGCCCGTCGCCTACTGGCACGTCGACGACATCGAGGCGAAGCTCGCCGAGGTCACCGCCGCCGGCGCCGTGGTGAAGGACGCGCCGAAGGACGTCGGCGGCGGGCGCCTCGTCGCCACCGTCACCGACCCCGACGGCAACGTCCTCGGGCTGCTGCAGGACCGCTGA
- a CDS encoding NADPH:quinone oxidoreductase family protein, which translates to MNDDEVRALVITEPTGPAALRLGTLPAPPAGAGVVVDVRAAGVTFPDLLLTQGRYQVRPDPPFAPGLEVAGIVRRAAPGSGFAPGDRVVAYTGIGGGFAETVGVPASSVVPLPDNVDFSAGAALMVNYQTTYFGLADRGRLEPGETVLVHGAAGGVGTAAIQVALALGAHVLAVVSDVAKADIARRAGATEVLLADGWAGQVRDRFGAVDVVLDPVGGDRFDESLRLLRPGGRLLVVGFTEGRIPQVAVNRLLLRNIAVVGVAWGHYAAHDPGLIHRVGAQLSRFAAEGRVRPVVGRTYSFEDGAQALLDLAARRTVGKSVLVL; encoded by the coding sequence ATGAATGACGACGAAGTCCGCGCCCTCGTGATCACCGAGCCCACTGGCCCGGCCGCCCTGCGCCTCGGCACGCTGCCCGCGCCGCCGGCCGGGGCCGGGGTCGTCGTCGACGTGCGCGCCGCGGGTGTGACGTTCCCGGATCTGCTGCTCACGCAGGGGCGGTACCAGGTGCGGCCCGACCCGCCGTTCGCACCGGGCCTGGAAGTCGCCGGGATCGTGCGCCGGGCCGCGCCGGGCTCCGGGTTCGCGCCGGGTGACCGCGTGGTCGCCTACACCGGTATCGGCGGCGGATTCGCGGAAACGGTCGGAGTGCCGGCGAGTTCCGTCGTGCCCCTGCCGGACAACGTCGATTTCTCCGCGGGTGCCGCGTTGATGGTCAATTACCAGACCACGTATTTCGGCCTCGCCGATCGCGGCCGGCTCGAACCGGGCGAGACGGTGCTCGTCCACGGAGCCGCGGGTGGTGTCGGCACGGCCGCGATCCAGGTCGCGCTCGCGCTCGGCGCCCACGTGCTGGCGGTGGTGAGCGACGTGGCCAAGGCCGACATTGCCCGCCGGGCCGGTGCCACGGAGGTCCTCCTCGCCGACGGGTGGGCCGGCCAGGTCCGCGACCGGTTCGGCGCCGTCGACGTCGTCCTCGACCCCGTCGGCGGCGATCGTTTCGACGAGAGCCTGCGGCTGCTGCGTCCCGGCGGCCGCCTGCTCGTCGTCGGCTTCACCGAAGGCCGCATCCCGCAGGTCGCGGTCAACCGCCTGCTCCTGCGCAACATCGCGGTCGTCGGGGTCGCCTGGGGCCACTACGCCGCTCACGACCCCGGCCTCATCCACCGGGTCGGCGCGCAGCTCTCCCGGTTCGCGGCGGAAGGGCGGGTCCGGCCCGTCGTGGGCCGGACCTACTCCTTCGAGGACGGTGCGCAAGCGCTGCTGGACCTGGCCGCGCGCCGGACGGTGGGGAAGAGCGTGCTCGTGCTCTAG
- a CDS encoding AMP-binding protein → MTGYYGQEAATAVTLAAGWLHAGDLAHVDVDGFVFVSGRSKDLIITGWLNVYPAEVERVIAQHPQVLEAAVVGVADAAWGEVGSALVVLRPGGDLDQDGLTQYRKEELATVKVPRRFAFTEAPLPRTTPGKVQKFRSASSSTCRDLALALRQGRQPISLDRSVHEG, encoded by the coding sequence ATGACCGGCTACTACGGGCAGGAGGCGGCCACGGCGGTGACGCTCGCGGCCGGGTGGCTGCACGCCGGCGATCTCGCGCACGTCGACGTGGACGGGTTCGTGTTCGTCTCCGGCCGGTCCAAGGACCTGATCATCACCGGCTGGCTCAACGTGTACCCGGCCGAGGTCGAACGGGTCATCGCCCAGCACCCGCAGGTGCTGGAGGCGGCTGTCGTCGGCGTCGCGGACGCGGCTTGGGGCGAGGTCGGCTCGGCTCTCGTGGTGCTGCGGCCCGGCGGTGACCTCGATCAGGACGGACTGACGCAGTACCGGAAGGAGGAGCTGGCGACGGTCAAGGTCCCGCGCCGGTTCGCGTTCACCGAGGCGCCGCTGCCGCGCACGACGCCGGGCAAGGTGCAGAAGTTCCGGTCCGCGAGCAGCTCGACCTGCCGTGACCTCGCCCTTGCGCTCCGGCAGGGCCGGCAGCCGATATCCTTGGATCGTTCGGTCCACGAGGGGTGA
- a CDS encoding GNAT family N-acetyltransferase, whose translation MTILVRKAGSTDRATVLALLDGARGLGLSPAERAAQGFVQGSFDEEKLARFENTTGVYLAEDDGEPAGVALTSPADDADGGPPRLTIETARAAGLTEGVFLYGPVVVAPAHRGQGVVRQLLAGVAEHLAEHEAGVLFVERANAKSLAVHTHLGMTYVGDFSVTGRDYAVFSFAPASFRA comes from the coding sequence GTGACGATCTTGGTGCGCAAGGCCGGCTCCACCGACCGGGCGACGGTCCTGGCGCTGCTCGACGGCGCGCGCGGGCTCGGCCTTTCTCCGGCGGAGCGCGCGGCGCAGGGCTTCGTGCAGGGCAGCTTCGACGAGGAGAAGCTCGCGCGGTTCGAGAACACCACCGGCGTCTACCTCGCCGAGGACGACGGCGAACCGGCGGGCGTCGCGCTGACGTCGCCGGCCGACGACGCCGACGGAGGACCGCCGCGGCTGACGATCGAAACCGCGCGCGCCGCGGGCTTGACCGAGGGCGTGTTCCTGTACGGGCCCGTTGTGGTCGCCCCGGCGCACCGTGGGCAGGGTGTGGTGCGGCAGCTGCTCGCGGGCGTCGCCGAGCACCTCGCCGAGCACGAAGCCGGGGTGCTGTTCGTCGAGCGGGCCAACGCGAAGTCACTGGCCGTCCACACGCACCTCGGCATGACTTACGTCGGCGACTTCAGCGTCACCGGCCGGGACTACGCCGTGTTCTCGTTCGCCCCGGCGTCGTTCCGCGCCTGA
- a CDS encoding GntR family transcriptional regulator, with product MKSEEVELHLRERLLRGEFTPGSRLPEVKLAAELGTTRNAVRSALLALESRKLVERIPNVGTVVAKVDPDRLEEIYDVLEVLEGLAARLAAANAKPEDWVRLRRLFAPGPLDEAADTGDLETFLAAIDCYRDTVIRLAGQSFLAETLAGIQDQAHLLRRRILMTPGRMAESLAEHREIIAALAEGDAGRAEELKRHNMKTARTRLRRYRDFLV from the coding sequence ATGAAGAGCGAAGAAGTCGAGCTGCACCTGCGGGAGCGGCTGCTGCGTGGAGAGTTCACGCCCGGCAGCCGGCTGCCGGAGGTGAAGCTGGCCGCGGAGCTCGGCACGACCCGCAACGCCGTCCGCTCGGCCCTGCTCGCGCTGGAGTCGCGCAAGCTGGTGGAGCGGATCCCCAACGTCGGCACCGTGGTCGCCAAGGTGGACCCCGATAGGCTGGAGGAGATCTACGACGTCCTCGAGGTGCTGGAAGGCCTCGCCGCCCGGCTCGCGGCGGCCAACGCGAAGCCGGAGGACTGGGTGCGGCTGCGGAGGCTGTTCGCTCCCGGCCCGCTAGACGAGGCCGCCGACACCGGCGACCTCGAGACGTTCCTCGCGGCCATCGACTGCTACCGCGACACTGTGATCCGCCTGGCGGGTCAGAGCTTCCTCGCCGAGACCCTCGCCGGCATCCAGGACCAGGCGCACCTGCTGCGCCGCCGCATCCTCATGACGCCGGGGCGCATGGCCGAAAGCCTGGCCGAGCACCGCGAGATCATCGCCGCCCTCGCCGAGGGTGACGCCGGGCGCGCCGAGGAACTCAAGCGCCACAACATGAAAACCGCCCGCACGCGGCTGCGCCGCTACCGCGATTTCCTCGTCTGA
- a CDS encoding class I adenylate-forming enzyme family protein, which yields MLLDETGTPGEDGLVHRLPRPRVTIAEHYERAYREFGSRIAVRDGDTELTYRELGDRVHRIAGGLTALGVRRGDRGVLLLGNCTEFFEAEHALFSGGFVRTALSVRLHLREVVHILNDCTAAVVFADAAWAERLAGIRGELPALRHVVTVAGGPGDTTLAELRAHDPAPPARPDAGDPAAILYTSGTTGLPKGATLSHANWAAMIRNELLELPPGADHDLVLHVAPLSHLSGYVAPSYFVRGATHLTCAKFDAASTLDLIARHRVTILPMVPTMLNLLVLAAEQRPGAYSSLRTVVYAGSPIAPDRLARARAVFGDVFVQFYGLSELPIPIACLSAADHAFDPGAGVPARLASAGRVSPFVQVKLVDDTGEEVGPGEIGEITVRGDQTMMGYWRMPEATAAVLSPGGWAGTGDLGRFDDEGYLYIVDRKKDMVVTGGFNVYPTEIENVVSTVAGVAEVAVVGVPDETWGEALKAIVVVRDGHTVTADDVVAVCAEHLASYKKPRSVEFAAELPKTGSGKIMRRRLRDQYWAGAERKVGG from the coding sequence ATGCTGCTCGACGAAACAGGCACGCCGGGCGAGGACGGGCTGGTGCACCGGCTCCCGCGCCCGCGCGTCACCATCGCGGAGCACTACGAGCGGGCCTACCGCGAGTTCGGCTCGCGGATCGCCGTACGCGACGGCGACACCGAGCTCACCTACCGCGAACTCGGTGACCGCGTGCACCGCATCGCCGGCGGACTCACCGCGCTGGGCGTGCGGCGCGGCGACCGCGGAGTGCTGCTGCTGGGCAACTGCACGGAGTTCTTCGAGGCCGAGCACGCCCTGTTCTCGGGCGGCTTCGTGCGCACCGCGCTGAGCGTCCGGCTGCACCTGCGCGAGGTGGTGCACATCCTCAACGACTGCACTGCCGCGGTGGTCTTCGCCGACGCCGCCTGGGCCGAACGCCTCGCCGGCATCCGCGGCGAGCTGCCGGCCCTGCGCCACGTGGTGACGGTCGCCGGCGGACCGGGCGACACGACGCTCGCCGAACTGCGCGCGCACGACCCCGCACCGCCGGCCCGGCCCGACGCCGGCGACCCGGCGGCCATCCTCTACACCAGCGGCACGACCGGCCTGCCCAAAGGCGCCACGCTCAGCCACGCCAACTGGGCCGCGATGATCCGCAACGAACTGCTGGAGCTCCCGCCCGGCGCCGACCACGACCTCGTGCTGCACGTCGCACCGTTGAGCCACCTGAGCGGGTACGTCGCGCCATCGTACTTCGTGCGCGGCGCGACCCACCTCACGTGCGCGAAGTTCGACGCGGCGAGCACCTTGGACCTCATCGCCCGGCACCGCGTGACCATCCTCCCCATGGTGCCGACGATGCTGAACCTGCTGGTGCTCGCGGCCGAGCAGCGGCCGGGCGCCTACTCGTCGCTGCGCACGGTCGTCTACGCCGGTTCGCCGATCGCGCCCGACCGGCTCGCCCGCGCCCGCGCGGTGTTCGGCGACGTGTTCGTGCAGTTCTACGGCCTGAGCGAGCTGCCCATCCCCATTGCGTGCCTGTCGGCGGCCGACCACGCGTTCGACCCCGGAGCGGGAGTGCCGGCGCGGCTCGCGTCGGCGGGCCGGGTGAGCCCGTTCGTGCAGGTCAAACTCGTCGACGACACCGGCGAAGAGGTCGGCCCCGGGGAGATCGGCGAGATCACCGTCCGCGGGGACCAGACGATGATGGGTTACTGGCGGATGCCCGAGGCGACGGCCGCGGTGCTGAGCCCCGGCGGGTGGGCCGGCACCGGCGACCTCGGTCGCTTCGACGACGAAGGTTACCTGTACATCGTGGACCGCAAGAAGGACATGGTCGTCACCGGCGGGTTCAACGTCTACCCCACTGAGATCGAGAACGTGGTGTCCACTGTGGCCGGTGTGGCGGAGGTCGCCGTGGTCGGTGTGCCCGACGAAACCTGGGGCGAGGCGCTGAAGGCCATCGTCGTGGTGCGCGACGGGCACACCGTGACAGCGGACGACGTCGTCGCCGTGTGCGCGGAGCACCTGGCGAGCTACAAGAAGCCGCGTTCGGTCGAGTTCGCCGCCGAGCTGCCGAAAACCGGCTCGGGCAAAATCATGCGGCGCCGGTTGCGCGACCAGTACTGGGCCGGTGCCGAGCGCAAGGTCGGCGGCTGA
- a CDS encoding amidohydrolase family protein has product MSDETVYTGARVISGDQVLEDAALRVRKGVVQWVGAAAETASDGAVVSLRGKTIIPAIVNPHGHIGYMCGTTSHAAFYSRVNVIDHLHRLAYYGVSTFQSLGTDRDDTELGVRDDQRAGKLGERDVAELFTAGAGIVAPTPGGTNGGPFFAADVVHEATGPAEVREYVRGLAAKKVDAVKFWLDDRHGTKAKLGPGIYEAVIDEAHARGLIVAAHIYTLEEAKAVVRAGADIIAHLPRTGTDAELVSLLKEHNVAVCTSMAIQRPPGEAWLDEPAFADILPSEAVESLRSTIREYAPEPLFDTAAAYRGMEKTLVELAEAGVRLVFSADTGLLAQIIGFAEHRELEALVAAGLSPLAALRLATETSAELLGLADRGSLTAGKRADFIVLDEDPRRDITATRRIADVYLAGERVDRDGLRAGWQQG; this is encoded by the coding sequence GTGAGCGACGAGACCGTCTACACGGGAGCCCGCGTGATCAGCGGGGACCAGGTGCTCGAGGACGCGGCGCTGCGCGTGCGCAAGGGCGTCGTCCAGTGGGTCGGCGCGGCGGCCGAGACCGCTTCGGACGGTGCCGTGGTCTCCTTGCGGGGCAAGACGATCATTCCCGCGATCGTGAACCCCCACGGCCACATCGGGTACATGTGCGGCACCACTTCGCACGCCGCCTTCTATTCTCGCGTCAACGTGATCGACCACCTGCACCGGCTGGCCTACTACGGCGTCAGCACGTTCCAGTCGCTCGGCACCGACCGCGACGACACCGAGCTCGGCGTGCGCGACGACCAGCGCGCCGGGAAACTCGGCGAGCGCGATGTCGCCGAGCTGTTCACCGCGGGCGCCGGCATCGTCGCGCCGACGCCGGGAGGTACCAACGGCGGCCCGTTCTTCGCGGCCGACGTCGTGCACGAAGCCACGGGCCCGGCCGAGGTCCGCGAATACGTGCGCGGCCTGGCGGCGAAGAAGGTCGATGCCGTGAAGTTCTGGCTCGACGACCGCCACGGCACCAAAGCGAAGCTGGGCCCGGGGATCTACGAGGCGGTGATCGACGAGGCCCACGCCCGCGGGCTGATCGTCGCCGCGCACATCTACACGCTCGAAGAGGCGAAGGCCGTCGTGCGCGCGGGTGCGGACATCATCGCGCACCTGCCGCGCACCGGTACCGACGCCGAGCTCGTGTCGTTGTTGAAGGAACACAACGTCGCGGTGTGCACTTCGATGGCCATCCAGCGGCCGCCGGGAGAAGCCTGGCTCGACGAACCGGCGTTCGCGGACATCTTGCCGAGCGAGGCCGTCGAGAGCCTGCGCTCGACGATCCGCGAATACGCACCGGAACCGCTGTTCGACACCGCCGCGGCCTATCGCGGCATGGAGAAGACGCTCGTGGAGCTCGCCGAAGCGGGCGTGCGGCTGGTGTTCTCCGCCGACACGGGCCTGCTCGCGCAGATCATCGGATTCGCCGAGCACCGCGAGCTGGAGGCGCTCGTGGCCGCGGGCCTGTCACCGCTGGCCGCGCTCCGGCTCGCGACGGAGACGTCGGCGGAGCTGCTGGGGCTGGCCGACCGTGGCTCGCTCACCGCCGGCAAACGCGCCGACTTCATCGTGCTCGACGAAGACCCGCGCCGGGACATCACGGCGACCCGGCGGATCGCGGACGTCTACCTGGCCGGGGAACGCGTGGACCGCGACGGGCTGCGCGCGGGCTGGCAGCAGGGCTGA
- a CDS encoding TetR/AcrR family transcriptional regulator produces MARHRDSAGESTQERILRVAAEIFARKGYHATGVAELGAAAGLQRGALYYHIKSKEDLLYDLSKRHVEEALERGRAVLALDVGPVEKLRALACEHLRTIAARCAEVTVVIREMHALTGKRAKQLTALRDEYENLFAEVLREGVAQGVFASADRVVVLGVLGMFNWTHVWLDTEKGPLSPDDIADRLTDLVIQGQLRVPTPAPATHAPAAAAEPATAGVPCL; encoded by the coding sequence ATGGCACGTCACCGGGACAGCGCCGGCGAGTCGACGCAGGAGCGGATTCTGCGCGTCGCTGCGGAGATCTTTGCGCGCAAGGGTTACCACGCCACCGGCGTCGCCGAGCTCGGCGCGGCCGCGGGCCTGCAGCGCGGCGCGCTCTACTACCACATCAAGTCCAAAGAGGACTTGTTGTACGACCTGTCGAAGCGGCACGTCGAGGAGGCGCTGGAGCGGGGCCGGGCAGTGCTGGCACTCGACGTGGGCCCGGTGGAGAAACTGCGCGCGCTGGCCTGCGAGCACCTGCGCACGATCGCCGCGCGCTGCGCCGAGGTGACCGTGGTGATCCGCGAGATGCACGCGCTCACCGGCAAACGCGCCAAACAGCTCACCGCCCTGCGCGACGAGTACGAGAACCTCTTCGCCGAAGTGCTGCGCGAGGGGGTCGCCCAGGGCGTCTTCGCGAGCGCCGACCGCGTCGTCGTGCTCGGCGTCCTGGGCATGTTCAACTGGACGCACGTCTGGCTCGACACCGAAAAGGGCCCGCTCTCCCCAGACGACATCGCGGACCGCCTCACCGACCTCGTCATCCAGGGCCAGCTGCGCGTACCCACCCCGGCGCCTGCCACCCATGCCCCGGCTGCCGCCGCCGAGCCCGCGACCGCCGGCGTGCCCTGCCTCTGA
- a CDS encoding SDR family NAD(P)-dependent oxidoreductase — MELTTRVLVTGATSGLGLAMATALAGAGARVAVTGRSGERARTVAARLPGAVGVALEVRDETSVARAVDEVWARFGGLDLLVNNAGLGMRTVNPRFMTHPRGFWEVPAEGFRAAVDTNLTGYFLVAREVTPRLLAGGGGRIVNITVNESTMTRAGFVPYGPSRAGSEALSRVMAADLLGTGVTVNLLLPGGATVTGMLPDVPEQHTFLDRAVMGPPIVWLASPAAAGVHDERIVAAEFEQWLRARQARNDAGANENTA; from the coding sequence ATGGAGCTGACGACGAGGGTGCTGGTGACCGGGGCGACGAGCGGGCTGGGACTGGCGATGGCCACCGCCTTGGCCGGGGCCGGCGCGCGGGTCGCGGTGACGGGCCGGTCGGGGGAGCGGGCGCGGACGGTCGCCGCGCGGCTACCCGGCGCGGTCGGCGTGGCACTGGAGGTGCGGGACGAGACGTCGGTGGCCCGCGCCGTCGACGAGGTGTGGGCGCGGTTCGGCGGTCTCGACCTGCTCGTGAACAACGCGGGGCTCGGCATGCGCACCGTCAACCCGCGGTTCATGACGCATCCGCGGGGCTTCTGGGAGGTGCCCGCCGAAGGGTTCCGCGCGGCGGTCGACACGAACCTCACCGGCTACTTCCTGGTGGCGCGCGAAGTCACGCCGCGCCTGCTCGCGGGCGGCGGCGGCCGGATCGTGAACATCACGGTGAACGAGTCGACGATGACGCGCGCCGGCTTCGTGCCCTACGGTCCGTCGCGCGCGGGGAGTGAGGCGTTGTCGCGCGTGATGGCCGCGGACCTGCTCGGTACCGGCGTCACGGTGAACCTGCTGTTGCCCGGCGGCGCCACCGTGACGGGGATGCTGCCGGACGTCCCGGAGCAGCACACGTTCCTGGACAGGGCGGTGATGGGGCCGCCGATCGTCTGGCTGGCGTCGCCCGCGGCGGCCGGGGTGCACGACGAGCGCATCGTCGCCGCGGAGTTCGAGCAGTGGCTGCGCGCGCGTCAGGCGCGGAACGACGCCGGGGCGAACGAGAACACGGCGTAG